A single window of Mugil cephalus isolate CIBA_MC_2020 chromosome 1, CIBA_Mcephalus_1.1, whole genome shotgun sequence DNA harbors:
- the brpf3b gene encoding bromodomain and PHD finger-containing protein 3 isoform X1, whose amino-acid sequence MRKPRRKGQVAGADAADVKKSNGTVVGRGGARQRSPSPYSLKASPTRETLTYAQAQKVVEVELDGRLHRISILEPLEVITEDEMMAQDISECNSNKENSEQASPPTSSAQTPRKPVTPRGRRKESKCSSVKSPPPSKNHCPNPQSPEKLNTLHYHHMTLPEPKFRVLETFAPVKADPLPAAYYRYIERSTEEQEAEAEYDMDEEDTVWLQMVNSGRTSEGYSAVSQDTFELLVDRLEEEAYREARSRAPSQSTIDDDAFCCVCLDDECLNSNVILFCDSCNLAVHQECYGVPYIPEGQWLCRCCLQSPQKPVDCVLCPNRGGAFKQTSDGRWAHVVCAIWIPEVCFANTVFLEPVEGVNNIPPARWKLTCYLCKQKGRGASIQCHKANCYTAFHVTCAQRAGLFMKIDPVRETNINGTTFSVKKTAFCEAHSPPGQETVSDEESEGRVVGSRGRASRGRSAYTEGPTTPKKGRKSDDEVKTDKKKGKKNTEPTAQQNASPQVTVPQIPTSRLNIICKGILLQRKNQFMQRLHSYWLLKRQSRNGVPLVRRLHSNIQTQRTTEQPEVDEKISAAREALRYWQKLRHDLEKARLLVELIRKREKLKREQVRVHQAALEMQLTPMLMLLRSTLDQLQEKDTAQIFAQPVNIKEVPDYLEFITQPMDFSTMCSKLESHAYRSVADLEADFNLMVSNCLLYNAKDTVFHRSALRLRDLGGAILRHAQRQATNTGLDLDTGMHLPESPQKRDFYSCTWEDVDSVLDPDNRLHMSVEEQLKELLEKLDFVTSMRCSGARTRRIRLLRREINSIRYRQGQHTRSSLHNGHLKEDDDEDDDDEEEDDKESRPENGLSSSDKEDLKSTSPPTLEPTGPAPPPRQGDAPLEPPTLRPITGEPRSPSWPCKRLKMDSDLSNRTMEEPNCTKAQERCASPPPSLHSVGQEMTNGLPEVSIPPRPTTGGVGRRTSILFKKAKNGAKVFRERDGTLVNGKGLQDESNNPTTPTSATSTPSSTLLSTPTKTPQKSPGHPHEPWTPSRSLCSDSELEKTPNRILESGLTNGFKHKDGGSDSDYSPCPVLHKELKSPPKRSLGKPSLSKVPFLEIVNGDSDYIGNSSQTSEDETELEPLDLVWAKCRGYPSYPALIIDPEMPEEGLLHNGVPIPVPPKDVLRLGEQRQEETNERLYLVLFFDNKRTWQWLPRDKLTPLGVDDTADKLRIMEGRKSSIRKSVQVAYDRAMIHQSRVSHNHGFVASNYL is encoded by the exons ATGAGGAAGCCACGTCGAAAAGGCCAAGTGGCCGGAGCAGATGCTGCGGATGTCAAAAAGTCCAATGGGACCGTTGTTGGGCGTGGGGGTGCCCGGCAGCGATCACCATCTCCTTACAGCCTCAAAGCATCTCCAACCAGGGAAACCCTGACATATGCTCAGGCTCagaaggtggtggaggtggagctggatGGTAGGCTCCACCGCATTTCTATCCTGGAGCCTTTGGAAGTTATTactgaagatgagatgatggCTCAGGACATTAGCGAGTGTAACAGCAACAAAGAGAACAGTGAGCAGGCATCACCTCCAACAAGTAGTGCTCAGACACCCCGCAAACCTGTCACACCTCGGGGCCGGAGGAAAGAATCCAAATGTTCTTCTGTCAAGTCGCCACCACCTTCCAAGAACCACTGCCCCAACCCTCAGTCACCtgaaaaactaaacacattaCATTACCACCACATGACCCTACCTGAACCTAAGTTTCGTGTGCTGGAAACCTTTGCCCCAGTTAAGGCGGATCCTCTGCCTGCTGCATATTATCGTTACATTGAACGCTCAACTGAGGAGCAAGAAGCTGAGGCGGAATACGACATGGACGAAGAGGATACTGTCTGGCTGCAGATGGTTAATTCTGGCCGGACATCAGAGGGTTACTCAGCTGTCTCACAAGACACATTTGAGCTACTGGTGgacaggctggaggaggaggcataTCGAGAAGCCCGCAGCCGGGCACCTTCTCAGAGCACTATTGACGATGATGCCTTCTGCTGCGTGTGCCTTGATGACGAGTGTCTCAATAGCAACGTCATCCTCTTTTGTGACTCCTGTAACCTGGCTGTGCACCAGGAGTGTTATGGAGTGCCCTATATCCCTGAGGGACAGTGGCTGTGCCGCTGCTGCCTTCAGTCCCCTCAAAAACCTGTTGACTGTGTTCTTTGCCCAAATCGTGGCGGCGCATTTAAGCAAACAAGTGATGGCCGCTGGGCACATGTTGTCTGTGCTATATGGATTCCTGAAGTCTGTTTTGCCAACACAGTGTTCCTGGAACCAGTGGAAGGGGTAAATAACATTCCCCCAGCACGCTGGAAACTGACATGCTACTTGTGCAAGCAGAAGGGCCGCGGTGCTTCTATTCAGTGCCATAAGGCTAATTGTTACACAGCGTTTCATGTCACATGTGCTCAGCGTGCTGGCTTGTTTATGAAGATAGATCCTGTGCGAGAAACAAACATCAACGGGACCACGTTTTCAGTCAAGAAGACTGCGTTCTGTGAGGCCCATTCTCCACCAGGACAAGAGACCGTGTCGGATGAGGAGAGTGAAGGACGAGTGGTgggcagcagaggaagagctaGTAGAGGACGGAGCGCCTACACAGAGGGTccaacaacaccaaaaaaaggcagaaagtcTGATGACGAGGTCAAGACGgataaaaagaaagggaagaaaaacacagagccaaCAGCGCAACAAAATGCTTCACCACAAGTGACAGTCCCTCAGATACCAACGAGCAG GCTGAATATCATTTGCAAAGGAATACTCTTACAGAGGAAAAACCAGTTCATGCAGAGACTGCATAGCTACTGGTTACTGAAGCGACAGTCTAGGAATGGTGTGCCGCTGGTCCGGCGTTTGCATTCTAACATCCAAACTCAAAGGACCACTGAACAG CCTGAAGTGGATGAGAAGATTTCTGCTGCACGAGAAGCACTGAGGTATTGGCAGAAGCTTCGGCATGACCTTGAAAAAGCCAGACTGCTGGTTGAGCTCATCCGCAAGAGGGAGAAACTCAAACGGGAGCAG GTCAGAGTTCACCAGGCAGCCCTGGAAATGCAGCTGACCCCGATGCTGATGCTGCTCCGCTCCACTTTGGACCAACTACAGGAGAAGGACACTGCCCAGATTTTTGCACAGCCAGTCAACATCAAGGAG GTCCCAGACTACCTGGAGTTTATTACCCAGCCTATGGACTTTTCCACCATGTGCTCCAAGCTGGAAAGTCATGCCTATCGCTCGGTGGCTGATCTGGAAGCTGACTTCAACCTGATGGTGTCAAACTGCCTCCTGTACAACGCCAAGGACACAGTGTTCCATCGGTCAGCACTGCGTCTTCGAGACCTTGGGGGGGCCATACTGCGGCATGCCCAACGACAAGCCACCAACACTGGACTGGACCTGGACACTGGCATGCACCTTCCAGAGTCGCCTCAGAAAAGAGACTTTTACAGCTGCACCTGGGAAGATG TTGACAGTGTGCTGGATCCGGATAACCGGCTTCATATGTCAGTGGAAGAgcagctgaaggagctgcttgAAAAGCTGGACTTTGTCACATCCATGCGGTGCAGTGGTGCCCGAACTCGACGCATCCGTCTGCTTCGTCGCGAGATCAACAGCATTCGCTACAGGCAGGGCCAACACACCCGCAGTAGCCTTCACAATGGACATCTAAAAGAAgacgatgatgaggatgatgacgatgaggaagaggatgacaAAGAAAGCAGGCCAGAAAATGGCCTTTCGTCTTCAGACAAAG AAGACCTCAAATCCACTTCGCCCCCAACACTGGAACCTACAggaccagctcctcctccgCGACAGGGGGATGCACCTCTGGAGCCTCCAACACTGCGCCCAATCACAGGGGAGCCCCGTTCGCCCAGCTGGCCCTGCAAGCGCCTTAAGATGGACAGTGACCTCTCAAACCGCACCATGGAGGAACCTAATTGCACTAAAGCACAAGAGCGGTGTGCGTCGCCACCTCCCAGTTTGCACAGTGTAGGGCAGGAGATGACTAACGGCCTGCCAGAAGTCAGCATCCCCCCACGACCCACCACTGGGGGAGTCGGCCGACGAACCTCCATATTATTTAAGAAGGCAAAAAATGGAGCTAAGGTgttcagagagagagacggtACTTTGGTGAATGGAAAAGGACTACAGGATGAGAGCAACAACCCTACAACGCCAACTTCCGCTACCAGCACTCCATCCTCCACCCTTTTATCTACTCCAACCAAGACGCCACAGAAAAGCCCAGGACATCCCCATGAACCATGGACACCCAGTCGAAGCCTATGCTCAGATAGTGAGCTGGAGAAGACGCCAAATCGTATACTGGAAAGTG ggCTGACCAACGGCTTCAAGCACAAAGACGGCGGGTCTGACTCTGATTATAGCCCGTGTCCAGTCCTCCACAAAGAACT CAAGTCACCACCCAAACGGAGCCTCGGTAAACCGTCTCTTTCCAAAGTTCCTTTCCTGGAGATAGTCAATGGAGACTCAGATTACATTG GCAATAGTAGTCAAACATCTGAGGATGAGACTGAGCTGGAACCTCTAGACCTGGTGTGGGCCAAGTGTCGGGGATACCCCTCATATCCTGCTTTG ATCATCGACCCAGAGATGCCAGAGGAGGGCCTGCTGCACAATGGGGTGCCCATCCCTGTCCCACCCAAAGATGTCCTCCGTCTGGGGGagcagaggcaggaggagaccAATGAGAGACTGTACCTAGTACTTTTCTTTGACAACAAGCGGACATG GCAGTGGCTTCCACGTGACAAGTTGACACCCCTGGGTGTAGATGACACAGCTGACAAGCTGCGCATAATGGAGGGCCGCAAGTCCAGCATCCGCAAGTCTGTCCAGGTGGCGTACGACCGCGCCATGATCCACCAGAGCCGAGTCAGCCACAACCACGGCTTTGTGGCCTCCAACTACCTGTAG
- the brpf3b gene encoding bromodomain and PHD finger-containing protein 3 isoform X2 yields the protein MRKPRRKGQVAGADAADVKKSNGTVVGRGGARQRSPSPYSLKASPTRETLTYAQAQKVVEVELDGRLHRISILEPLEVITEDEMMAQDISECNSNKENSEQASPPTSSAQTPRKPVTPRGRRKESKCSSVKSPPPSKNHCPNPQSPEKLNTLHYHHMTLPEPKFRVLETFAPVKADPLPAAYYRYIERSTEEQEAEAEYDMDEEDTVWLQMVNSGRTSEGYSAVSQDTFELLVDRLEEEAYREARSRAPSQSTIDDDAFCCVCLDDECLNSNVILFCDSCNLAVHQECYGVPYIPEGQWLCRCCLQSPQKPVDCVLCPNRGGAFKQTSDGRWAHVVCAIWIPEVCFANTVFLEPVEGVNNIPPARWKLTCYLCKQKGRGASIQCHKANCYTAFHVTCAQRAGLFMKIDPVRETNINGTTFSVKKTAFCEAHSPPGQETVSDEESEGRVVGSRGRASRGRSAYTEGPTTPKKGRKSDDEVKTDKKKGKKNTEPTAQQNASPQVTVPQIPTSRLNIICKGILLQRKNQFMQRLHSYWLLKRQSRNGVPLVRRLHSNIQTQRTTEQPEVDEKISAAREALRYWQKLRHDLEKARLLVELIRKREKLKREQVRVHQAALEMQLTPMLMLLRSTLDQLQEKDTAQIFAQPVNIKEVPDYLEFITQPMDFSTMCSKLESHAYRSVADLEADFNLMVSNCLLYNAKDTVFHRSALRLRDLGGAILRHAQRQATNTGLDLDTGMHLPESPQKRDFYSCTWEDVDSVLDPDNRLHMSVEEQLKELLEKLDFVTSMRCSGARTRRIRLLRREINSIRYRQGQHTRSSLHNGHLKEDDDEDDDDEEEDDKESRPENGLSSSDKDLKSTSPPTLEPTGPAPPPRQGDAPLEPPTLRPITGEPRSPSWPCKRLKMDSDLSNRTMEEPNCTKAQERCASPPPSLHSVGQEMTNGLPEVSIPPRPTTGGVGRRTSILFKKAKNGAKVFRERDGTLVNGKGLQDESNNPTTPTSATSTPSSTLLSTPTKTPQKSPGHPHEPWTPSRSLCSDSELEKTPNRILESGLTNGFKHKDGGSDSDYSPCPVLHKELKSPPKRSLGKPSLSKVPFLEIVNGDSDYIGNSSQTSEDETELEPLDLVWAKCRGYPSYPALIIDPEMPEEGLLHNGVPIPVPPKDVLRLGEQRQEETNERLYLVLFFDNKRTWQWLPRDKLTPLGVDDTADKLRIMEGRKSSIRKSVQVAYDRAMIHQSRVSHNHGFVASNYL from the exons ATGAGGAAGCCACGTCGAAAAGGCCAAGTGGCCGGAGCAGATGCTGCGGATGTCAAAAAGTCCAATGGGACCGTTGTTGGGCGTGGGGGTGCCCGGCAGCGATCACCATCTCCTTACAGCCTCAAAGCATCTCCAACCAGGGAAACCCTGACATATGCTCAGGCTCagaaggtggtggaggtggagctggatGGTAGGCTCCACCGCATTTCTATCCTGGAGCCTTTGGAAGTTATTactgaagatgagatgatggCTCAGGACATTAGCGAGTGTAACAGCAACAAAGAGAACAGTGAGCAGGCATCACCTCCAACAAGTAGTGCTCAGACACCCCGCAAACCTGTCACACCTCGGGGCCGGAGGAAAGAATCCAAATGTTCTTCTGTCAAGTCGCCACCACCTTCCAAGAACCACTGCCCCAACCCTCAGTCACCtgaaaaactaaacacattaCATTACCACCACATGACCCTACCTGAACCTAAGTTTCGTGTGCTGGAAACCTTTGCCCCAGTTAAGGCGGATCCTCTGCCTGCTGCATATTATCGTTACATTGAACGCTCAACTGAGGAGCAAGAAGCTGAGGCGGAATACGACATGGACGAAGAGGATACTGTCTGGCTGCAGATGGTTAATTCTGGCCGGACATCAGAGGGTTACTCAGCTGTCTCACAAGACACATTTGAGCTACTGGTGgacaggctggaggaggaggcataTCGAGAAGCCCGCAGCCGGGCACCTTCTCAGAGCACTATTGACGATGATGCCTTCTGCTGCGTGTGCCTTGATGACGAGTGTCTCAATAGCAACGTCATCCTCTTTTGTGACTCCTGTAACCTGGCTGTGCACCAGGAGTGTTATGGAGTGCCCTATATCCCTGAGGGACAGTGGCTGTGCCGCTGCTGCCTTCAGTCCCCTCAAAAACCTGTTGACTGTGTTCTTTGCCCAAATCGTGGCGGCGCATTTAAGCAAACAAGTGATGGCCGCTGGGCACATGTTGTCTGTGCTATATGGATTCCTGAAGTCTGTTTTGCCAACACAGTGTTCCTGGAACCAGTGGAAGGGGTAAATAACATTCCCCCAGCACGCTGGAAACTGACATGCTACTTGTGCAAGCAGAAGGGCCGCGGTGCTTCTATTCAGTGCCATAAGGCTAATTGTTACACAGCGTTTCATGTCACATGTGCTCAGCGTGCTGGCTTGTTTATGAAGATAGATCCTGTGCGAGAAACAAACATCAACGGGACCACGTTTTCAGTCAAGAAGACTGCGTTCTGTGAGGCCCATTCTCCACCAGGACAAGAGACCGTGTCGGATGAGGAGAGTGAAGGACGAGTGGTgggcagcagaggaagagctaGTAGAGGACGGAGCGCCTACACAGAGGGTccaacaacaccaaaaaaaggcagaaagtcTGATGACGAGGTCAAGACGgataaaaagaaagggaagaaaaacacagagccaaCAGCGCAACAAAATGCTTCACCACAAGTGACAGTCCCTCAGATACCAACGAGCAG GCTGAATATCATTTGCAAAGGAATACTCTTACAGAGGAAAAACCAGTTCATGCAGAGACTGCATAGCTACTGGTTACTGAAGCGACAGTCTAGGAATGGTGTGCCGCTGGTCCGGCGTTTGCATTCTAACATCCAAACTCAAAGGACCACTGAACAG CCTGAAGTGGATGAGAAGATTTCTGCTGCACGAGAAGCACTGAGGTATTGGCAGAAGCTTCGGCATGACCTTGAAAAAGCCAGACTGCTGGTTGAGCTCATCCGCAAGAGGGAGAAACTCAAACGGGAGCAG GTCAGAGTTCACCAGGCAGCCCTGGAAATGCAGCTGACCCCGATGCTGATGCTGCTCCGCTCCACTTTGGACCAACTACAGGAGAAGGACACTGCCCAGATTTTTGCACAGCCAGTCAACATCAAGGAG GTCCCAGACTACCTGGAGTTTATTACCCAGCCTATGGACTTTTCCACCATGTGCTCCAAGCTGGAAAGTCATGCCTATCGCTCGGTGGCTGATCTGGAAGCTGACTTCAACCTGATGGTGTCAAACTGCCTCCTGTACAACGCCAAGGACACAGTGTTCCATCGGTCAGCACTGCGTCTTCGAGACCTTGGGGGGGCCATACTGCGGCATGCCCAACGACAAGCCACCAACACTGGACTGGACCTGGACACTGGCATGCACCTTCCAGAGTCGCCTCAGAAAAGAGACTTTTACAGCTGCACCTGGGAAGATG TTGACAGTGTGCTGGATCCGGATAACCGGCTTCATATGTCAGTGGAAGAgcagctgaaggagctgcttgAAAAGCTGGACTTTGTCACATCCATGCGGTGCAGTGGTGCCCGAACTCGACGCATCCGTCTGCTTCGTCGCGAGATCAACAGCATTCGCTACAGGCAGGGCCAACACACCCGCAGTAGCCTTCACAATGGACATCTAAAAGAAgacgatgatgaggatgatgacgatgaggaagaggatgacaAAGAAAGCAGGCCAGAAAATGGCCTTTCGTCTTCAGACAAAG ACCTCAAATCCACTTCGCCCCCAACACTGGAACCTACAggaccagctcctcctccgCGACAGGGGGATGCACCTCTGGAGCCTCCAACACTGCGCCCAATCACAGGGGAGCCCCGTTCGCCCAGCTGGCCCTGCAAGCGCCTTAAGATGGACAGTGACCTCTCAAACCGCACCATGGAGGAACCTAATTGCACTAAAGCACAAGAGCGGTGTGCGTCGCCACCTCCCAGTTTGCACAGTGTAGGGCAGGAGATGACTAACGGCCTGCCAGAAGTCAGCATCCCCCCACGACCCACCACTGGGGGAGTCGGCCGACGAACCTCCATATTATTTAAGAAGGCAAAAAATGGAGCTAAGGTgttcagagagagagacggtACTTTGGTGAATGGAAAAGGACTACAGGATGAGAGCAACAACCCTACAACGCCAACTTCCGCTACCAGCACTCCATCCTCCACCCTTTTATCTACTCCAACCAAGACGCCACAGAAAAGCCCAGGACATCCCCATGAACCATGGACACCCAGTCGAAGCCTATGCTCAGATAGTGAGCTGGAGAAGACGCCAAATCGTATACTGGAAAGTG ggCTGACCAACGGCTTCAAGCACAAAGACGGCGGGTCTGACTCTGATTATAGCCCGTGTCCAGTCCTCCACAAAGAACT CAAGTCACCACCCAAACGGAGCCTCGGTAAACCGTCTCTTTCCAAAGTTCCTTTCCTGGAGATAGTCAATGGAGACTCAGATTACATTG GCAATAGTAGTCAAACATCTGAGGATGAGACTGAGCTGGAACCTCTAGACCTGGTGTGGGCCAAGTGTCGGGGATACCCCTCATATCCTGCTTTG ATCATCGACCCAGAGATGCCAGAGGAGGGCCTGCTGCACAATGGGGTGCCCATCCCTGTCCCACCCAAAGATGTCCTCCGTCTGGGGGagcagaggcaggaggagaccAATGAGAGACTGTACCTAGTACTTTTCTTTGACAACAAGCGGACATG GCAGTGGCTTCCACGTGACAAGTTGACACCCCTGGGTGTAGATGACACAGCTGACAAGCTGCGCATAATGGAGGGCCGCAAGTCCAGCATCCGCAAGTCTGTCCAGGTGGCGTACGACCGCGCCATGATCCACCAGAGCCGAGTCAGCCACAACCACGGCTTTGTGGCCTCCAACTACCTGTAG